In Tripterygium wilfordii isolate XIE 37 chromosome 17, ASM1340144v1, whole genome shotgun sequence, the genomic window CCTAATTCTATGCCAAGAGGTAAGGTCCCCTGCTTCTCGAGTTAAAGTTCAATGAGTCTGTTGCACTTTTCCTCTGGCTGGCAGTGAGAATCTTGTATGTATGCATAGATGGGGAGGGGGGCTCCAATTCCCGGCCAAGAATCCAATGTGAGGAGATTCATTCCCTTttccttaaaaataaaaacaaatgtgGATTTGCCGATTATACATTACAGGATAAATGAGTACCTGAACTTGCTGCAAATGTAAGAgatggtttcataaaatttggcTATATTGTACCACATTGCAAGGGATAATAAATACTCTGCGAATGTGTGAGCTACAAAAGCAGTCTTCCCTCGTCTATTGGAGAGTACAGAATCCAGAGATTACTTCATTTTTTGCTCTTGTTCTCCTCCCTCTTCTTGTAAAGCTTCTCAAGTTTCCGCTTAGCTTCACATTGGGGGAAGTTCTCAAGGTCATAGTAATGTGATGCCACATCAACCAACCTATGCCGAAAAGAAGCAACCAACACATCATTCATTGGGTCAGTGTTCCAgatgggggaaaaaaaagaatactTTTTTACGGAACAAGGGAAATCCTatgattttaattattaaaCCCGGCATTTAATTATTAAACCTGGATACTTGAGCAGCCCCTCAATACCCAAGCATTAGAAAAAGTTACAGGAATTTCTAGCTACAGAGACTAGAAACTCTAGAACCGGGCCTCCCTCCCAGCTCGCATTTACCCCGGCAACTCTTCCACACCCAGGAGGcatgacaaaataaaaataaatctttATTTCCAACCCATAATATCAATGAAATTACAATACTCTGAATAAAACACAAGTGCAACGTTAAGCATGCTTCCAAATCCACTTCAAAAATTGGTTTTCAAATTTCACCAAAACGGCAAAGGCCGACATCGGACTTGGCCCTAAAGCCTGTTTATGTCCTTTAAGTTGTAACTACATTATAAAGCGGTTTTGTGGGGATTCAGAAGCTGCAAAAGAGTCTTCTATTAAAAACAGACATCATATGGAAGCTTGGAACTAGGTAGAAAGCAACAACTACAGAAATcacaaaagagaacaaaaattgGGTAAGAGACTAACCATTCACCACGGATATCTGTCACAGTACGGATAAAATTCCTGCTAGTGAGGACATACTCGTTATAAATGACCCACTCTGGCTTATGATCCAGGCAATTCGAAGGATGCAAATGCACCACCTGGAAAAAACAACATAGAACAACTTTGTGATTCAACAGTGTCACATTTAGCTAGCAATAATATGGGGAAAATATCAGGATACGTCCCCCAAACtcaatatataaattaaaaagaaaagatataaacaaggacaaaaaaaaacagtatgCATACTTGGTTGTCTTTCACAGTTAAGTAGTGTCCCGTCCGTTCCAAGTGAGCTACCTGCATGAAATATCCCGCAAGCATGGCCTTCCTTATATTGACATAGTAATCACGGCTGTTGAAATCAGTGCTGCACAACCCGAGGTTAAACCTAGCCATGATACGGACAAGCTGTTGTCTAACATTGTCTGCAGCCTTCAGGGTCCTGTGATTGATGAAGTTTTCGTAGCACCAAGAGGGATCTTCATCTGCAACGACATATAGAAACAGTTTACTACCATGTAGCACTTGCTACAAGCAGACAGATTTTTTAGGAAAGaggaaaaacataaataaattagaaaaagaacaaaatacttACTGTTCTGCTTGTATGCATGGTATACATTCAGAAGAGTAAGGTGATCCCCATCAATGTGCCCAAATCTTGCTTTCGCTTCATCAGCAGCTTTTTGTGCCTCCTTAGGCCGGACAAAGCAATTGGGTACTAAAGAAAGAATTTTGTTATCACAGAAGAGGCCCATGGTGGTCAGCAGATGCATAGAGGCGAGACGACATCATTTGCTTCATGAGAGAATACTGAAAAACTGCAACTATCTGCATCAGCACTTACTTAGAATCCTATGGCATGCCAACCGGGGGCATGGGACCCAGACTAGACCGTTGCTGATGACAACCTAATTGGACACTTTAATCGCTAACTGCGTGTGCATGTGTACTCACACACACATGTAAGCAATTGTAGACTTAAATCATGCACAGAAACATATCTGCGCAGATGACACGTGCAAAAGAAAGTAcaaaaatgacacaaaaactgCAACTAGTACAGTTTATACCATTTAGACCAGACACGAGACCagacaagaaacaaaaaggaaGAAGGCTTACCTGAAAGCATAGCTGAAATTGACAAAATCTCatttgaacagttgaattcaGGACTAACAACGAGCATCTTTGACAACTGAGGATCTAAAGGAAATTCACTCATTATTTCCCCTAACTTTGTCAAGTTCCCATCATCATCCAATGCTCCCAAGTAATTCAAAACCTCTAGTGCTCTCATCAATGTCTCAGGAGCAGGAGGATCCATAAAATCAAAATGCACCAGATCATCAATTCCTAGTTTTTTCAAGGTGAGAACAGTGTTAGCAAGGTTTGAACGCAATATTTCCGGATAGGTCTGTGGCTGGAGATCATTATTGAAACTTCTCTCAGTGTAAAGTCTGAAACATTTGCCTGGCTGAGTTCTTCCAGCACGCCCTGATCTCTGATGTGCACTTGCCTTTGATATTGGAGACACCAATAAAGATTCAACACGCACACGCGGATTATAGACTTTTTGTTTAGAAAAACCAGGGTCAATAACATAAACAATGCCATCTATGGTCAAAGAAGTTTCTGCAATATTTGTTGACACCACAATCTTTCTTCCCGGGGGACCACCCTCATTTAGTGGAGGAGGAGCAGGGTCAAATATTTTCTGCTGCATAGCCGGAGGAAGAGTTGAATACAAAGGCACAGCTTTCACAGGCCCCACCTGGTCCCCCAAATTTGCTATTTCCTTAATGATTTTTCGGCATGCATCTTCAATCTCCTCTTCTCCAGTAAGGAAAACAAGTATGTCTCCCGGAGGTTCACACAAGTGTATCTGAACAATAGTCCTAATTGCAGCCTCAAGATAATCCCTTTCAGGTTCCTGGGTGTAGAATATCTCCACTGGGTGAAGCCTACCAGGAACCTTCATAAGAGGTGCGCCATTAAAATATCCCTGAAACTTTTCTGCCTCGAGAGTAGCACTCATTACAACTAGCTTCAAGTCAGGTCTATTCTTCAACACTTCCTTCAGCAAGCCAAACAGAACATCAGTTGCCAAAGTCCTTTCATGAGCCTCGTCAAGAACTATCACTTTATAACGTTCCAACAACGGATCTGTCATTGCCTCCCTTAGAAGCATACCATCAGTAAGATACCTGACACAAAGGAACAacaatgaatgaaatgaatgaGACACTTGGAATAAAGTTCTTCTCAAAAAGGGAACAATAAAAATTTGAGCACAAGAACTAAGAGAAAGAATCTTACTTTAAAACTGTTCTTGAACTGCTACAATCCTCAAAACGAATGCTATAACCAACTTCTTCCCCAATAGTTACATCCATCTCCTCAGCAACACGTCTTGAGACGGACATTGCAGCCACCCTACGAGGTTGTGTGCATCCAATCATCATTTTCTTGCGCCTATCAGGAGTTTCTATCTCCACAGCATCCAAGACAAACTGAGGAATCTGAAATAATAACATATTTGGTTGATTATTTATGTTCTACTGTAGTACAGAATCTCTAGAGGATCTAGATGGTGGCACACCAAACAACTACAAATAGAGGTATGAAATATATGTTACCAATGGACACTACTATCGCATCCTACACCATTGCATTCCACACATAATTACACACATAAGTGAACACCTTTAGGATGTTAAACTAATAAGTATAACAAAAATCAAGGTCCTCACCATACGGCCATAGTTATGTGTTTGATGCCACAAGAGTATTAAAAACATATTTCCAAAGGAAATAACTGAAAACAAGTCAATTGCCTTCCCACTGAAGCATGATTTTTCTATCCATAAGTCAGCGAAAAAGATGAGATAGAGTAAATAAAACATATGCCTGAAAGACCTAACTGCTTTAATTTGACCCAAAAAATCCTTAAAAGTTGAAAAATATAGAACAAAACATCCAATGGTAAGTCTTAAGTGTAAAGCATTGATCATGACACcaagaaactaaaaaaagaatgcaaaaaaattcaaaacatcCTAAATAGTAAATAGCAAAAGAGATTAGATGgagataaataataaagaaacaaTGCTAATCATGACTTGGAAGATATATTGAAGAGTCTATTAGTTGATCATGCCTTGGAAGATATATCGAAGAGTCTGTTCGTTGATCATGCCTTGGAACATATATTGAAGGCATGTTTTAGTTGAAACCTATACTCTGATTTTCATGAAATTGAACAACCATGATGCACGAGCTACAATCTACCTGAGTTATTTTCAGAAACCAAAGTTCAGTACTCCCCATCTAATAGGATGCATACAGAAATCCTAAAAACGGAAacctaataaaaaacaaaaacatacctGTGTTGTCTTGCCGCTGCCAGTCTCACCAACAAGTACAAGGACCTGGTTGGCCTTCAACACCTGTAAGAACTCTTCTTTCTGGTGCCAAACAGGTAGAGTCGTCCTCTTCTCCAGGATCTCATAGTACCTCTGGGAATACGGCTTCCCAGTCCACGGATTTACCAGATTATTGACGCCGCTGTTGTTCATCGCCGTAACCCCACCGTTAGACTTCGAAATCTTTGAGACCGTAGTCTCGTCCACCACATCGAACAAGCTCactttcctcttcctctctgTACCCATCCAACTAGAATCCCTAGCAGCTTAGAAACGATCAGAAAACTTCACCGAAATCGGAAACCCTACGAAAAAACAACGAACTATAAAAAGAGGAAGCTAGGGATTGTTCTTTGTGGTGGATACCGAAACAGTCAGGGGCCGGGCTTGACAAGGAACTGATGGGCCGATTTCATGGGTCATTCCGGATTATGGGCCACCCACATATTATAACTTGGGATCTTATTGtgtatattaataataataaaaattcattCCAATAATTGTCATCCGGGTACATTGCTCGGTGTTTGTTCTTCGGCTATATAACTCTTCTGTAGGATTTATAAATTCTTAAACTGCTAATGTAATGCTAGATGTAACGTTTATTATTATAGAATGAAATATTGGGTTtaaacctttaaaaaaaaattgtcatctCTAACCATTATTAGACTTGTTAATAGAGAGGGGTTGACTTTGCTCGAGAAATATGTAATTTACAATTCTAACCCCGAGTCTACGTCGATTGTATGTAAAATATGTATATTTGAATTGAAATACCCTCAACCAATAATTGGATTTGTTGAGTATAAAATGGCAAAGCATGTATAGACAGGCCTAGTGCGTAGTGTGCCTACTCGGTTGCGTTAACGCGTTTGGAAGATCCTATTTGTTGTGGACTTTCCTTATCGTGTGTTGATTGAATTTGCAGTCAAAAGCTTGATTCAAGAGTCAATACATTAATCGATTGGTTTGAGTGTGTGATATTTTTAcgatgaaattacaaaaaaaaattatataatttcaaACCATTAATAATTTCATGATGTTTTTGGTGgtaatctataaaaaaaaaaatctcattatACTCAACGAGACAAGTGAAAAAGACGTCATATGCACATTGAGGGCACCAAAGTCTACGGGTTtaaagttcaaacttcaaagtcacACAATAATTTTTTCATATTAACTTGTTTGGTAGAGTTTATGTCGGAGCTCATAAGGCTTATGAGCTCCAAAATAAATTATgccaaatattaaatataaactA contains:
- the LOC119981769 gene encoding probable pre-mRNA-splicing factor ATP-dependent RNA helicase DEAH2 isoform X2; this translates as MGTERKRKVSLFDVVDETTVSKISKSNGGVTAMNNSGVNNLVNPWTGKPYSQRYYEILEKRTTLPVWHQKEEFLQVLKANQVLVLVGETGSGKTTQIPQFVLDAVEIETPDRRKKMMIGCTQPRRVAAMSVSRRVAEEMDVTIGEEVGYSIRFEDCSSSRTVLKYLTDGMLLREAMTDPLLERYKVIVLDEAHERTLATDVLFGLLKEVLKNRPDLKLVVMSATLEAEKFQGYFNGAPLMKVPGRLHPVEIFYTQEPERDYLEAAIRTIVQIHLCEPPGDILVFLTGEEEIEDACRKIIKEIANLGDQVGPVKAVPLYSTLPPAMQQKIFDPAPPPLNEGGPPGRKIVVSTNIAETSLTIDGIVYVIDPGFSKQKVYNPRVRVESLLVSPISKASAHQRSGRAGRTQPGKCFRLYTERSFNNDLQPQTYPEILRSNLANTVLTLKKLGIDDLVHFDFMDPPAPETLMRALEVLNYLGALDDDGNLTKLGEIMSEFPLDPQLSKMLVVSPEFNCSNEILSISAMLSDSCSFSVFSHEANDVVSPLCIC
- the LOC119981769 gene encoding probable pre-mRNA-splicing factor ATP-dependent RNA helicase DEAH2 isoform X1, with amino-acid sequence MGTERKRKVSLFDVVDETTVSKISKSNGGVTAMNNSGVNNLVNPWTGKPYSQRYYEILEKRTTLPVWHQKEEFLQVLKANQVLVLVGETGSGKTTQIPQFVLDAVEIETPDRRKKMMIGCTQPRRVAAMSVSRRVAEEMDVTIGEEVGYSIRFEDCSSSRTVLKYLTDGMLLREAMTDPLLERYKVIVLDEAHERTLATDVLFGLLKEVLKNRPDLKLVVMSATLEAEKFQGYFNGAPLMKVPGRLHPVEIFYTQEPERDYLEAAIRTIVQIHLCEPPGDILVFLTGEEEIEDACRKIIKEIANLGDQVGPVKAVPLYSTLPPAMQQKIFDPAPPPLNEGGPPGRKIVVSTNIAETSLTIDGIVYVIDPGFSKQKVYNPRVRVESLLVSPISKASAHQRSGRAGRTQPGKCFRLYTERSFNNDLQPQTYPEILRSNLANTVLTLKKLGIDDLVHFDFMDPPAPETLMRALEVLNYLGALDDDGNLTKLGEIMSEFPLDPQLSKMLVVSPEFNCSNEILSISAMLSVPNCFVRPKEAQKAADEAKARFGHIDGDHLTLLNVYHAYKQNNEDPSWCYENFINHRTLKAADNVRQQLVRIMARFNLGLCSTDFNSRDYYVNIRKAMLAGYFMQVAHLERTGHYLTVKDNQVVHLHPSNCLDHKPEWVIYNEYVLTSRNFIRTVTDIRGEWLVDVASHYYDLENFPQCEAKRKLEKLYKKREENKSKK
- the LOC119981769 gene encoding probable pre-mRNA-splicing factor ATP-dependent RNA helicase DEAH2 isoform X3, giving the protein MGTERKRKVSLFDVVDETTVSKISKSNGGVTAMNNSGVNNLVNPWTGKPYSQRYYEILEKRTTLPVWHQKEEFLQVLKANQVLVLVGETGSGKTTQIPQFVLDAVEIETPDRRKKMMIGCTQPRRVAAMSVSRRVAEEMDVTIGEEVGYSIRFEDCSSSRTVLKYLTDGMLLREAMTDPLLERYKVIVLDEAHERTLATDVLFGLLKEVLKNRPDLKLVVMSATLEAEKFQGYFNGAPLMKVPGRLHPVEIFYTQEPERDYLEAAIRTIVQIHLCEPPGDILVFLTGEEEIEDACRKIIKEIANLGDQVGPVKAVPLYSTLPPAMQQKIFDPAPPPLNEGGPPGRKIVVSTNIAETSLTIDGIVYVIDPGFSKQKVYNPRVRVESLLVSPISKASAHQRSGRAGRTQPGKCFRLYTERSFNNDLQPQTYPEILRSNLANTVLTLKKLGIDDLVHFDFMDPPAPETLMRALEVLNYLGALDDDGNLTKLGEIMSEFPLDPQLSKMLVVSPEFNCSNEILSISAMLSVFSHEANDVVSPLCIC